In the genome of Monodelphis domestica isolate mMonDom1 chromosome 2, mMonDom1.pri, whole genome shotgun sequence, one region contains:
- the DYNLT4 gene encoding dynein light chain Tctex-type 4 — protein sequence MAGKKPGEATRPEEVEEEDPGCLRSSGDERPPGRLRTMEEPQSGAAQPGSRRGSMLGQVMLPSRRPSLAAALGAGPRRSSLGLGLSSLPGARPRRAPPPTLGAWLGPGPAPGARWEAAQVQQALEALLSGALGGAHYSAGGAGALARGLCELVRRRIKELLPPRYKLVCTVVVGQCAGQGVRVASRALWDASSDGYASASVCAAAFFAVAVVHGVYCE from the coding sequence ATGGCCGGGAAAAAACCAGGGGAGGCAACCCGGccagaggaggtggaggaggaagacCCAGGATGCCTCCGCAGTAGCGGAGATGAGCGGCCGCCGGGGCGCCTGCGCACTATGGAGGAGCCCCAGAGCGGGGCTGCCCAGCCGGGTTCCCGCCGGGGCTCCATGCTCGGGCAAGTGATGCTGCCGTCCCGCCGTCCTTCGCTGGCTGCCGCGCTGGGAGCCGGGCCGCGGCGCTCCTCGCTAGGCCTGGGGCTCTCCTCACTCCCCGGGGCGCGTCCTCGACGGGCCCCGCCTCCGACCCTGGGAGCCTGGTTGGGTCCCGGCCCCGCTCCCGGCGCGCGCTGGGAAGCTGCGCAAGTGCAGCAGGCACTGGAGGCTCTGCTCAGTGGGGCGCTGGGCGGGGCGCACTACTCGGCGGGCGGGGCCGGGGCACTGGCGCGCGGCCTCTGCGAGCTAGTGCGCAGGCGTATAAAGGAGCTACTGCCGCCGCGCTACAAGCTGGTGTGCACCGTGGTGGTCGGGCAGTGCGCGGGCCAGGGCGTCCGCGTGGCAAGCCGCGCGCTCTGGGACGCCTCCAGCGACGGGTACGCGTCCGCTTCGGTGTGCGCAGCCGCGTTCTTCGCCGTGGCGGTGGTGCACGGCGTGTATTGCGAGTGA